The Nitrospira sp. CR1.1 DNA window GCTCGGCTCACGGCGCACCTGCGTGCGCGCAGTGAGGTCCCGCATGAGCGGGGAAGCTCAGCACCCTCATCATTAAGAGCGGTGGATGCTATATGATCACTATCCAAAGTACAAGTTAGGAGGTTATTGAGACGGTTCGTCGTGGTGAAATGAGTACATTCTAGAGGGGAATCGTGAACACATTGCGGAATCTCTAGAAATATTCTGGTGGATATCATGGGCCTCGCGCATGGGCGACCTTGCTGAATTCCGCAATTCGATTGCGAGATAGCTGCCAGTCAGCTGGTCAATCTGTGGGCCTATCAACATCAGGTGGAGATCGATGTCTCACGACCCGGGAAGCCAACGGACAATGCCCACGTGAAATCCTTCAATGCCACGTTGCGATGGGAGCGCCTCAATACGCACTGGTTCGAGTCCCTGTCCGATGCCAAACACGCCTCGAGGCCGGGCGGTGAGCGCAGAACGAGAGCCGCCCTCACCGGGCGCTCTAGGATCGAACACCAGCACAAGCGGTCGATAAGCTGGATACATAAAAGTCAGTTCGGGCACCGTGACCAACGCTCATGAAAATTCCTAAGCCTTGGATTTTTGAGCGAAGACCGTGGCATCGCAGGCGATGTACTTAATCTGCTTCATCGGCACAATGATGACCTCCTTGGCCGAATCCACTTCGAGCACTTCCATATCTTCGCTGATCGTATGACGAATCGCATCTTTCACCAGCAGTTCCTGATTGTCGGCAAACACGACTTTCACCCAATATTGCACGAGACTCGCTCCTTGTTAGAGATGATGGCTCTCCGCCTTGCCCAATTCCTGTGATCGTCGCGTGGCCGCTTCCACGGCCGAGATCAGGGTCGCCCGCAACCGCCCCTGCTCCAGTTGAGACAACCCGGTAATTGTGGTCCCACCCGGCGAGGCGACTCGATCTTTCAACAGAGCCGGAT harbors:
- a CDS encoding transposase; protein product: MPQFDCEIAASQLVNLWAYQHQVEIDVSRPGKPTDNAHVKSFNATLRWERLNTHWFESLSDAKHASRPGGERRTRAALTGRSRIEHQHKRSISWIHKSQFGHRDQRS